TCGATCGGACTCTCATATCTCGTTTCACCGCTGCCGTTGGCGATGGTTCACCGCGATGGCAGACCGAAGCGCCGCCATCGCTCATCCCAGCGCTGGGATTCGACAGGGTCTACGAACTCCTTGCTTCGTCAGACGAGGTCGCGGTGCTCCACGGCGCCACCGAGGTGGAGTTTTTCCAGTCAGTCGCCCTCGGCGATACCGTGACCATGAAGGCCAGGATCGCCTCGGCCCGTGAACGGGTCTCCGGCGGCAAGACCACCGTTTTCGTCAACGTCGATGCTTCTTATTCAAATCAACTCAACGAACCGGTGGCAGTCTGCCGCCAGACGGCGATAGTGACCTCAAAATGATCAATACCCCATTTTTTGAATATGTCCCGATAGGAGCGGAAATCCCGACTCTGGAGAAATTACCCACTCCGAGGCAACTGGTGATGTATGCCGGGGCTTCAGGAGATTATAACCCCATCCACTATGATCGCGCCGCCGCCGCTGCCAAGGGGTTACCGGGCATAGTTGTCCACGGTCAACTGGTATCGGCCTGCCTGATGCAGATGCTGACGGACTGGCTGGGTTCGGCGGGTGTGCTTAGAAAATATTCCGTGAGCTACAAAGCGATGACTTTCCCCGGCGAAAAGCTGTTACTCAAAGGAACAATCTCGAAGAAATCGGAAACCGGCGATGGGCTGGTCACTCTCTCGATCTGGGCTGAGAACCCGAGGGGGGAAAAGACAGTCACGGGAACAGCCACGGTGCAACTGCCCCGGATAGCCTAGGCTTTTTGCCCCTTCAACCAATCTTCGCGGTTGATTTCCATACGTAGGAAACGATGTCCGTCCTCTTCAAAGGTCTCGATTGGCTGAAAACCTGCTCTGAAAAAGGATTTTTGTGCCCGAACGTTATCTTCGAGCGTCCGCAAGGTTAGCTTCTTAAGTCCAGTGCAGCTGAAAACATATTCCACAAAGTGTTTCATCGCCGCGGTGCCGTAACCTTTGCCCCAATAGTCCTTGCGGGCGATATTGATGCCGACTTCAGCCGCGGCGCCGCCGTGATTGATGTTATGGCAGGCGCAATCACCAATGGAAACACCTTCCTCCGTCTCAATGGCGAAATGAAGCCGTCCCGGCCAGACATTCTTGAGGACGTGGGCGTATTCCTCCTTGAATTCGATGAAAGTGACGTCCAAAGGTTCCTTGGCGTGGAGCCGGGCGAATTCGGGGTCAGTTTGCCATTCGTAGTCTTGCCTGGCATCATCGAGCCGTTTAGGCCGGAGGTTGACCCGCGGCAGCTCAGCCGGCATAGGTCTCTTCGTCCCACTCGGCGCCTTCCTCGGGTTCTTCAGACTCAGGCTGGATAAGAGGAGCTTCGATCTCGCCGGACAGCAGGCGTGAAGTATTGGAAATGTCTTCCAGCGACTCGGTGGCCATTTCGCGGACAGCCTCGTTTTCGCTGTGGGTGAGTTCTTCGAGTTGTCTCTTAGCGTCACGACCGCCAACCTTGCCGAGGGCGGTGATGGCGGCCATCCTGACTTCAGCGTCATCATCTTCGGTGAGGCGGATAAGCTGAGGCACTCCCCGCTCGTCCTCATATTCCCCGAGGGCTACTGCAGCTTCATAACGGAGTTCAGGGAGTTCACTGACCGTTTCATCAAGCAGGGTCTCCAACCAGGATGGGGCAAGGTTGCGACTGGCGGCAAAGAGAGCTGATGCCCGCAATCCAGGGTCGTCGGAATCATAGGCATCGGTGATGGCTTCACGGACCTCAGGACGAGAAAGGTATGACGCAGCCTCCAACGCCCGGCGGCGCACGTCGATATCTTCGCCGGAATCTTCAAAAACCGAGAGCAGAGATTTAGATAGAGTCTCGGCGGCCTCGGGGCTGAGTTTACCGTACTCCGCAAGCATGGAGAACCGTCCGAGTGCTTCAGCGGCGGCAGCGCGAACACCGGCATCAGGGTCGGACTGCATCATGGGCATCAGCTTGCGGATAAGAGACGGATCCTCGTTTTCCCAGAGTCCCTGGATCGCGGCAGTCCTTACGACGGGAGTATCGTCGTCGAGCATCATTCGATACAGTGAGGAAAAATCCAGATTGGCATCATCTTCCGCCAACTCGACCATTCGCCCCAACAGGTGCGCCTTGCGTTCGGCCGGAACCTCAGGCCAATAACGCCTGAACGTCACCCTTTCCTCAGGTTCGGCCAATGAGAGCGCGGCGATATCCGAACTGGTTAATTTTTCATCTTTCTCGACGAGCTTTTTGATCACGCTCTCGAAAGAGGGTTCTTCGGGGCTAGTTCGGCGAGTTGGGGTTGTCATCTTCTTCGTCCTCCTCTTCCTCAGGTCCGCCGCGCTCCCAAATGGGTTCGGTAAAATAATCGATGTAGTCGCCCATAGCCTCGGCGGCCATTTCCTTGAGACGGCCGGCGGCTTCGGTAGCCTGTTCCCGGAGTTCGGCGAGGTCGACATCGACATCCAGGATCTTGAGCATTGTTTCGGCGATCGAAAGCGCGGCGATGGGGTTGGGAAAGCGCGAGGCATACTGCGGGACTTCACCGAGGAGGCAAATAGCGTCGATCTGCCGCTCCTTAGCGACGCCCAGGAGCAAACCGTTCAGGCCTGAAATCTGGAGATCGCCGCCCATAACCAGGCCGCGGGCTTTGAGATCCGTCAGGAGTGGTTCGCGGGTGGCGGCGCCCCAGACTTTGGGCTGCTCAGAGTGGTGGATGCGGGTGAGGGCAGCGGCGCAGGTATAGAGCCGTTTAACGCCGAACCGTTCGGCCACGTCGATGACGGTGTGAGCCATCTCATAGGTCTTGGAGGCGGGCTGGTCGTCGCCGATGAAGATTATCAAATCTTTCTTGCCGGGGCTGTTCTTCCAGTAGAAGAAGCGGCTCTCCGGAAACTGTGGCGACTCGACGACGTTGTCCCGCACCAGGACGCCGATGGGATCGAAGAAGTAGGGGGCAACGACCTCGGCCAGGGGCTTGGGATTGAGCTTGTGGGCGAGGTAGCTCCCCGCAATCATGGCGACGTTGGCGATGCCCGGCCAGGCGGCGATCATGTTGGGCTCGTGGAGCTTGGGTCGAGCGTGGATTTTTACCAGGCTTCTCAAATTAAGTAGTCCTCTTTATAAAAATACTACCAACAAATTCTGATGTAAAAACGACTGAAACGACTCCGTTCGTCATTTTGCCGCAACCGGGACAGCGGGGCAGAAGATCGACGGGGTGAAGACGCCGCCCTGCCAGCGGGCATCGGAGGCGAGGGTGATATTCGATAATAGCTTGTAAACGTTGCCCGCCACCACAGTGTCCTTTATCCGGCCGACGATTTTGCCGTTTTCAACTTTATAACCCAAAAGAACGTTACCTGAGAAATCGCCGCCGAGGACGTTGCCTTGCTCGGCGCCCATCAGGTATTCCACGACAAGGCCTTCTTTAATATCGGCTAGCAGTGAATCGAAAGAAACCGTGCCCGGGTTTACCACCAGTGCGTTAATGGATGGCGATGGCGCCCCGCCGCGGCCACGGCTGCCGTTGCCGGTGCTTTGCTTGCCGGCTTTGGCGGCGGTCTTCAGGTCGTAGTAGAAATTGGCAACCCGGCCGTCCTCGATAAGAGGCGTGCGACGGCTCGGCACCCCCTCATCGTCGCAGGGGTGAGATGTGGGGCGCATGGGGATGGTGGCGTCGTCGTAGATCGATAACTTCTTGTCGAAGGCGACCTCACCGAGCCGCTTGGCCAGCGGCGATGCCCCTTCGAGCACCAGTTTGCCGTTGAAAGCTGAAGCCAGGGCCGGGATGAAAGCGCTGGCGACGCCGGATGGTGTGAAGATAACCGGCAGATCGCCGGATCGGACTGTCACGTTCTTGTTCGCCCGCTCGAGTTGGGTGAGGGTGTTTTGAATCACTTCGTCCGGATTGTCGATGACGTGGCAATCGTCGAGATCATCGCCCACGAAGAGCATGTCGGTGCCGCGGACCCACGTGCCCTGGACGCCGAAACCCATGACCGTCTTGCGGTAGCGGGTATCTACACCTCGCGAGTTCATCACCCTGGCGGACACCTGAGCCGTTTCCACGCCGCCGTCGCACAGCACATCGGGGTACCGGGAGGTGACGGCAGCGATCATCTTCTCGCCGAGTTCCACCATTTTGGAGGTCGGTACCTTGAGGACGGCTTCGTCGAAGGTGTTGACCTCGGTATAGGCGGTAGACGAAGGGAGTTCGAAATCCACGACCTGGCCGAATTTCGCTGTCTCGACAGCCATTTCAAGGAGTTTTTCGTTGTCGTCGGGTCGGGTCGAAACGGCAAAGCCCAGCCTGCCGTCCTTGATGATGCGGAGGGCGACGCTGGAACTCTGGCGGGTCTGCAAAGACTTGAGGCGGTTGGCCTCGAAGTGGACCGGCGTTTCTTCACTGTCGACGATGAACAGGTCGGCCTGCTGGGCGACCCTGGCCGCTTTATCGAGAAGTTGTTCGAAGGTGTAGTTCATATCAATACTCTTCCGTTAGTCACTTTTATCGTTAGGAGGAGATTACCCCTCTCCTTTAATTCCTCTCCCACAAGGGGCGAGGAAAACAATTTTACCCTCACCATCTTATCCTCTCCCGCAAGGGGCGAGGGAGGTTGGATGATGTTAGCGGCCTCCGATCAGGCATTTTTGAATGCGGATGTGTGGCGAGCCGTTGGAGACGGGCAAGGGAGACTGGCCGCCTTTGCCGCAGCCGCCGCCCTGGTTCATGTCGAGGTCATTGCCGATCGCGTCGATGCGCTTCAACGTCTCGAATACGTTACCGGACAATACCACTGGCCTCAGCAGTTCCTCGACCATACCGTTCCGGATCATGAACGCCTCGCCGGCGGAAAATGTGAACATCTCCATCGAGGTGGTGCCGCCGTACCAATTGCGGGCATAGATGCCTTCTTTGATATCGGCGATCATGGCATTGAAGGAAACGTCGCGGGGTTCGATGAAGGTGTTGCCCATGCGCACGATAGGCGGGTGGCGGAAGGAGATGGCACGGGCGTTGCCGGATGGTTTTTCGCCCATTTTGGCGGCGGTCTCGCGGGAATGCAGCCGCCCGGTGAGTTTGCCCTCGGTGATGAGATGCACCCGCTGTCCCGGCGTGCCTTCGTCGTCGTAGGCGTAGGAGCCGCGCAGGTTGTCAAGGGTGGCATCATCGATAATGTTCAAATGCTTGCCGCCGAACTCGCGGCCGAGGACCATGACCTCTTTAAGCTGGGGGTTCTCGTAGATGTGGTCAGCCTCGGACAGATGACCGAAGGCCTCGTGGACGAAAACGCCGGCCAGCACGGGATCGAGGACGACGGTGTACTCGCCGCCTTTGGCTTGAGGCGCCTTGAGCAAACCGACAGCGCGCTCGGCGGTCTCGGTGACCTTGGAATGCAGGCTTTTGATCTCATTGAAATCGCCGCGGGAACCCATCGAGATGCCGGACTGCTGCACTTCGCCATTGCCGGCGGCCACGGCGTTGACGCGA
This is a stretch of genomic DNA from Dehalogenimonas etheniformans. It encodes these proteins:
- a CDS encoding FAS1-like dehydratase domain-containing protein — protein: MGVMERIPILELKNKTGYELPILTFEIDRTLISRFTAAVGDGSPRWQTEAPPSLIPALGFDRVYELLASSDEVAVLHGATEVEFFQSVALGDTVTMKARIASARERVSGGKTTVFVNVDASYSNQLNEPVAVCRQTAIVTSK
- a CDS encoding MaoC/PaaZ C-terminal domain-containing protein, producing MINTPFFEYVPIGAEIPTLEKLPTPRQLVMYAGASGDYNPIHYDRAAAAAKGLPGIVVHGQLVSACLMQMLTDWLGSAGVLRKYSVSYKAMTFPGEKLLLKGTISKKSETGDGLVTLSIWAENPRGEKTVTGTATVQLPRIA
- a CDS encoding GNAT family N-acetyltransferase; the encoded protein is MPAELPRVNLRPKRLDDARQDYEWQTDPEFARLHAKEPLDVTFIEFKEEYAHVLKNVWPGRLHFAIETEEGVSIGDCACHNINHGGAAAEVGINIARKDYWGKGYGTAAMKHFVEYVFSCTGLKKLTLRTLEDNVRAQKSFFRAGFQPIETFEEDGHRFLRMEINREDWLKGQKA
- a CDS encoding HEAT repeat domain-containing protein, with the translated sequence MTTPTRRTSPEEPSFESVIKKLVEKDEKLTSSDIAALSLAEPEERVTFRRYWPEVPAERKAHLLGRMVELAEDDANLDFSSLYRMMLDDDTPVVRTAAIQGLWENEDPSLIRKLMPMMQSDPDAGVRAAAAEALGRFSMLAEYGKLSPEAAETLSKSLLSVFEDSGEDIDVRRRALEAASYLSRPEVREAITDAYDSDDPGLRASALFAASRNLAPSWLETLLDETVSELPELRYEAAVALGEYEDERGVPQLIRLTEDDDAEVRMAAITALGKVGGRDAKRQLEELTHSENEAVREMATESLEDISNTSRLLSGEIEAPLIQPESEEPEEGAEWDEETYAG
- a CDS encoding PAC2 family protein, coding for MRSLVKIHARPKLHEPNMIAAWPGIANVAMIAGSYLAHKLNPKPLAEVVAPYFFDPIGVLVRDNVVESPQFPESRFFYWKNSPGKKDLIIFIGDDQPASKTYEMAHTVIDVAERFGVKRLYTCAAALTRIHHSEQPKVWGAATREPLLTDLKARGLVMGGDLQISGLNGLLLGVAKERQIDAICLLGEVPQYASRFPNPIAALSIAETMLKILDVDVDLAELREQATEAAGRLKEMAAEAMGDYIDYFTEPIWERGGPEEEEDEEDDNPNSPN
- a CDS encoding TldD/PmbA family protein codes for the protein MNYTFEQLLDKAARVAQQADLFIVDSEETPVHFEANRLKSLQTRQSSSVALRIIKDGRLGFAVSTRPDDNEKLLEMAVETAKFGQVVDFELPSSTAYTEVNTFDEAVLKVPTSKMVELGEKMIAAVTSRYPDVLCDGGVETAQVSARVMNSRGVDTRYRKTVMGFGVQGTWVRGTDMLFVGDDLDDCHVIDNPDEVIQNTLTQLERANKNVTVRSGDLPVIFTPSGVASAFIPALASAFNGKLVLEGASPLAKRLGEVAFDKKLSIYDDATIPMRPTSHPCDDEGVPSRRTPLIEDGRVANFYYDLKTAAKAGKQSTGNGSRGRGGAPSPSINALVVNPGTVSFDSLLADIKEGLVVEYLMGAEQGNVLGGDFSGNVLLGYKVENGKIVGRIKDTVVAGNVYKLLSNITLASDARWQGGVFTPSIFCPAVPVAAK
- a CDS encoding TldD/PmbA family protein, yielding MPNIDAIAEHLSGKLKAYRADHIEVHLEEAEASAISYRGRELETATRSRDAGGNVRALVNGGWGFVTFNSLENIEKRIEQAVTQARLAGKGKSEFLPVPQANADVKIDAKHDPRRVSLSDKKALLDEYNQALWAVSGLQTTTIGYGDSVRRYILVNSDGSLIRQERADVTLRVNAVAAGNGEVQQSGISMGSRGDFNEIKSLHSKVTETAERAVGLLKAPQAKGGEYTVVLDPVLAGVFVHEAFGHLSEADHIYENPQLKEVMVLGREFGGKHLNIIDDATLDNLRGSYAYDDEGTPGQRVHLITEGKLTGRLHSRETAAKMGEKPSGNARAISFRHPPIVRMGNTFIEPRDVSFNAMIADIKEGIYARNWYGGTTSMEMFTFSAGEAFMIRNGMVEELLRPVVLSGNVFETLKRIDAIGNDLDMNQGGGCGKGGQSPLPVSNGSPHIRIQKCLIGGR